A stretch of the Chroogloeocystis siderophila 5.2 s.c.1 genome encodes the following:
- a CDS encoding ArsR/SmtB family transcription factor: MRDTSPMALAQVADYFKVLSEVSRLQVLSCLRTGPKNVMEIVEGTGLGQANVSKHLKVLMHCGMVSRHPQGVSVFYKVSDPVIFNLCEIVCDRISTRLLAQANQIETLKMPEQTHIQ, translated from the coding sequence ATGCGAGATACTTCTCCTATGGCTTTAGCACAGGTTGCAGATTACTTCAAAGTTTTATCAGAAGTGAGTAGACTCCAAGTATTAAGCTGTTTGCGTACAGGGCCTAAAAATGTCATGGAAATTGTCGAGGGAACTGGGTTAGGTCAAGCGAATGTTTCCAAGCATCTCAAAGTGTTGATGCATTGTGGCATGGTTTCGCGTCATCCCCAAGGAGTGAGTGTCTTTTATAAAGTTTCTGATCCAGTGATTTTTAACTTGTGTGAAATTGTTTGCGATCGCATCTCAACGCGCCTGCTTGCACAAGCAAATCAAATCGAAACCTTAAAAATGCCAGAGCAAACGCATATTCAGTAA
- a CDS encoding ROK family protein, producing the protein MSAAPDSPQSQVIGIDLGGTAIKLGKFTQDGTCLGSLVVATPQPATPQAVVDVMVDAIAQIDPRNQCLAIGVGTPGPADFSGRIARVAINLHNWRDVPLADWLEAKTGRIAVLANDANCAGLGEAWLGAGRRFRHLILLTLGTGVGGAVILDGHLFVGHQGTAAELGLITLNLDGPPCNSGNYGSLEQYVSVQAIRRRTGLEPAQLCALAKAGDTEALTFWRQYGRELGAGLASLIYVLTPEAIIIGGGVSASAEFFFPSVHAEIECRVLPSSRTGLEILTAKLGNQAGMVGAARLAWDKIKNQD; encoded by the coding sequence ATGAGCGCAGCACCAGATTCACCTCAATCTCAAGTCATCGGCATAGACTTGGGTGGAACCGCAATTAAATTAGGCAAGTTTACGCAGGATGGCACTTGTCTAGGATCGTTAGTTGTCGCCACGCCTCAACCGGCAACACCACAGGCGGTTGTTGATGTGATGGTAGATGCGATCGCGCAAATTGATCCTCGCAATCAATGTCTGGCGATCGGTGTTGGTACGCCAGGTCCTGCAGATTTTTCTGGACGAATTGCGCGAGTGGCGATTAATCTTCACAACTGGCGCGATGTTCCTTTGGCAGATTGGCTAGAAGCGAAAACAGGTCGGATCGCGGTTCTGGCTAACGATGCTAACTGTGCAGGGTTGGGTGAAGCCTGGTTAGGCGCAGGACGCCGCTTTCGTCACTTAATTCTGCTTACTTTGGGAACGGGTGTCGGTGGTGCGGTGATTCTTGATGGTCATCTCTTTGTCGGACATCAGGGAACCGCTGCTGAACTCGGGTTAATTACTTTAAACCTTGATGGTCCACCTTGTAATAGTGGCAATTACGGTTCTTTAGAGCAATACGTCTCAGTTCAGGCAATTCGTCGCCGCACTGGACTCGAACCCGCACAACTCTGTGCGCTTGCCAAAGCAGGAGACACGGAGGCATTGACTTTTTGGCGGCAGTATGGTAGAGAATTGGGTGCGGGTTTAGCGAGCTTGATTTACGTTTTAACGCCTGAAGCCATCATTATCGGTGGTGGGGTGAGCGCCAGCGCAGAGTTTTTCTTTCCCAGCGTTCATGCTGAAATTGAATGCCGCGTACTACCGAGTTCTCGCACAGGATTAGAAATCCTCACAGCAAAACTCGGCAACCAAGCCGGAATGGTGGGAGCCGCGCGGCTTGCGTGGGACAAAATAAAGAATCAGGATTAA
- a CDS encoding CTP synthase: protein MTKFVFVTGGVVSSIGKGIVAASLGRLLKSRDYSVSILKLDPYINVDPGTMSPFQHGEVFVTEDGAETDLDLGHYERFTDTSMSRLNSVTTGSIYQAVLNKERRGDYMGGTVQVIPHITNEIKERIKRVAKNTNPDVVITEIGGTVGDIESLPFLEAIRQFRKDVGRQNVLYMHVTLVPWIPSAGEMKTKPTQHSVKELRSIGIQPDILVCRCDRPLPPGLKEKMSEFCDVPVECVITSQDAKSIYEVPLNLEQEGLAQQTLELLQLEQRQPDLSQWRTIVERLYSPTHRVEIAIVGKYVRLGDAYLSVVEALRHAAIAMGGELHLRWVNSENLENEPVERYLEGVNGLVVPGGFGIRGVDGKIAAVEYARTHQIPFLGLCLGMQCAVVEWARHIAGLESANSAEFNPEGAHPVINLLPEQQDVVDLGGTMRLGLYPCRLAPNTLAFKLYQEEVVYERHRHRYEFNNAYRNLFLESGYAISGTSPDGRLVEIIELPNHPFFVATQFHPEFQSRPSAPHPLFKGFVEAVMMRSQSSSPLPAPVEVS from the coding sequence ATGACTAAATTTGTTTTTGTCACTGGCGGTGTCGTCTCCAGCATTGGCAAAGGCATTGTTGCAGCCAGTTTGGGACGGTTGCTGAAGTCGCGCGATTATTCCGTATCGATTCTCAAGCTCGATCCTTACATTAACGTCGATCCTGGCACGATGAGTCCTTTTCAGCATGGGGAAGTCTTTGTGACAGAAGATGGCGCTGAAACTGACTTGGATTTAGGACACTACGAACGCTTCACAGACACATCAATGTCGCGGCTCAATAGCGTCACGACTGGCTCAATTTATCAAGCCGTGCTGAATAAAGAGCGTCGCGGCGACTATATGGGTGGGACAGTGCAGGTAATTCCGCACATCACGAATGAAATTAAAGAACGTATTAAACGCGTAGCAAAAAATACTAATCCTGATGTGGTTATTACGGAAATTGGAGGGACGGTTGGCGATATCGAATCGCTACCGTTTTTAGAAGCCATTCGCCAGTTTCGCAAGGATGTCGGGCGGCAAAATGTTTTGTATATGCACGTAACGCTCGTGCCTTGGATTCCTTCGGCAGGAGAGATGAAAACCAAGCCGACACAGCACTCAGTCAAAGAATTGCGCTCGATCGGCATTCAACCAGATATTTTAGTGTGTCGGTGCGATCGCCCGCTACCTCCTGGCTTAAAAGAGAAAATGTCCGAATTCTGCGATGTTCCTGTCGAGTGCGTGATTACATCGCAAGATGCCAAAAGTATCTACGAAGTCCCGCTGAATCTCGAACAAGAAGGTTTAGCGCAGCAAACGCTAGAGTTACTGCAACTCGAACAACGCCAACCGGATCTCAGTCAATGGCGAACAATCGTCGAGCGGTTGTATAGTCCAACACACCGTGTAGAAATTGCGATCGTTGGTAAATATGTGCGATTGGGAGATGCGTATTTATCAGTAGTAGAAGCGCTACGTCATGCGGCGATCGCGATGGGTGGTGAATTGCACTTACGCTGGGTAAACTCAGAAAATTTAGAGAATGAACCTGTAGAGCGCTACCTAGAAGGAGTGAATGGTTTAGTTGTACCAGGAGGCTTTGGCATTCGTGGTGTAGACGGTAAAATCGCCGCAGTGGAATACGCGCGCACGCATCAAATTCCTTTCTTGGGCTTGTGCTTGGGAATGCAGTGTGCTGTTGTGGAATGGGCGAGGCACATCGCGGGTTTAGAAAGTGCAAACAGTGCTGAGTTTAATCCTGAAGGCGCGCACCCAGTCATCAACTTATTACCAGAACAGCAAGATGTTGTCGATCTAGGTGGCACGATGCGCTTAGGGTTGTATCCTTGTCGCCTAGCACCGAATACTTTAGCATTCAAGCTTTACCAAGAAGAAGTTGTTTACGAACGACACCGCCACCGCTACGAATTTAATAACGCCTACCGCAACTTATTTTTAGAGTCTGGCTATGCGATTAGTGGTACGTCTCCTGATGGACGTTTGGTAGAAATTATCGAACTTCCAAATCATCCGTTTTTCGTGGCGACGCAGTTTCACCCAGAATTTCAATCGCGTCCGAGTGCGCCGCATCCGTTGTTTAAAGGATTTGTAGAAGCAGTGATGATGCGATCGCAATCATCTTCACCATTACCTGCACCCGTCGAAGTATCGTGA
- a CDS encoding N-acetylmuramoyl-L-alanine amidase, with protein MASAPAWANQSLSVVYPPNEHQTTSDRIFLIGTAPPEGEVLINDKAIARSRAGHFAPSFPLQLGDNVFTLRYRNQQLQIKVTRLSTKPEIPAGLAFAKDSLTPAVDIARLPGELVCFSAIASPNATVSVNLGDQNVPLLPQPQIQLPPNSAALTQQNQPTSQPVSGQYQGCTTLPTSFNLLVYGNNINTGAVTANSIQPQFQLTVNGQTTTQHSGRITILSSTQLEVAEVTVDAGVARTGPGTDYSRLTPLPKGTRARITAKEGEWLRLDYGGWINAQETRIVPSTVPPRSLIRSVSARQIPDATEIVFPLQVPVPVSIQQGDRTLTLTLYNTTAQTDVIRLDDNPFISRLDWQQSAPEQVQYTFNLKSAQQWGYKLRYDGTSLVLTLRHPPESQQHPLPLAGIKILLDPGHGGAELGARGPTGYPEKAINLVISKLVRDQLVARGATVYMTREEDIELSLGDRVAMIDKLEPAIALSLHYNALPDSGDAMNTQGFGAFWYHPQAHNLAVFLHNYVVNKLHRPSYGVYWNNLALTRPASAPSVLLELGFMINPTEFEWIVDPQAQSNLASAIAEGITEWFRSVR; from the coding sequence ATGGCGTCTGCGCCAGCCTGGGCGAATCAATCGCTTTCGGTTGTGTATCCACCCAACGAGCATCAAACCACATCTGATCGCATTTTCTTGATTGGAACCGCACCACCAGAGGGGGAAGTGTTAATCAATGATAAGGCGATCGCCCGCAGTCGCGCAGGACATTTTGCTCCGAGTTTTCCTTTACAACTCGGCGATAATGTTTTTACCCTACGTTATCGAAATCAGCAACTTCAAATTAAAGTCACGCGGCTATCCACGAAACCTGAAATTCCAGCAGGATTGGCATTTGCTAAAGATTCCCTAACTCCAGCAGTCGATATCGCACGATTACCAGGAGAATTAGTCTGCTTTAGTGCGATTGCTTCTCCTAATGCTACAGTAAGCGTCAATCTAGGAGATCAAAACGTTCCCTTACTACCACAACCGCAAATTCAACTACCACCCAACTCTGCGGCGTTAACACAACAAAATCAACCGACGTCTCAACCTGTCAGTGGACAATATCAAGGTTGTACTACATTACCAACAAGCTTCAATTTGCTGGTATACGGTAACAATATTAATACTGGTGCTGTTACCGCCAACTCCATTCAACCGCAGTTTCAGCTAACTGTTAACGGTCAAACAACAACGCAACATTCAGGTAGGATAACAATTTTATCTTCTACACAGCTAGAAGTTGCTGAAGTAACAGTTGATGCTGGTGTCGCGCGTACAGGTCCTGGGACTGATTATTCGCGCCTCACACCGTTACCAAAAGGAACCCGCGCGAGGATCACCGCTAAAGAAGGTGAATGGTTACGTCTCGATTACGGCGGCTGGATTAACGCTCAAGAAACAAGGATCGTACCTAGTACAGTTCCACCGCGATCGCTGATTCGCAGCGTCAGTGCGCGTCAAATTCCTGATGCAACTGAGATTGTGTTTCCGTTGCAAGTTCCTGTCCCTGTAAGCATACAGCAAGGCGATCGCACATTAACTTTAACGCTATACAATACCACCGCTCAAACCGACGTTATCCGCTTGGATGATAACCCCTTCATTTCGCGTCTAGATTGGCAGCAGAGCGCGCCGGAACAAGTGCAATACACCTTTAACCTCAAATCTGCCCAACAGTGGGGTTACAAGCTGCGATACGATGGTACGAGCTTGGTATTAACATTACGTCATCCACCTGAAAGTCAGCAGCATCCTTTACCTTTAGCAGGAATTAAGATTCTTCTCGATCCAGGACATGGCGGCGCGGAATTAGGTGCTAGAGGACCTACTGGCTATCCTGAAAAAGCAATTAATTTAGTTATATCCAAGTTGGTGCGCGATCAACTCGTGGCGCGGGGTGCGACGGTGTATATGACGCGCGAGGAAGATATTGAATTATCATTAGGCGATCGCGTCGCGATGATTGATAAATTAGAACCAGCGATCGCGCTTTCACTGCATTACAATGCTCTCCCTGATAGTGGCGATGCGATGAACACGCAAGGATTTGGTGCATTTTGGTATCATCCCCAAGCACATAACCTCGCGGTATTTCTCCACAATTACGTCGTGAATAAACTGCATCGTCCTTCGTATGGAGTGTACTGGAATAACTTAGCACTCACCCGCCCCGCATCAGCCCCCTCAGTATTACTCGAACTAGGATTTATGATTAATCCTACCGAGTTTGAATGGATTGTCGATCCGCAAGCACAAAGCAACTTAGCTAGTGCGATCGCCGAAGGTATTACTGAATGGTTCCGCAGCGTACGATAA
- a CDS encoding Uma2 family endonuclease, with amino-acid sequence MVFTPALAEQRVVLRNISWQTFTAMLDEMGEERATRLAYSDGMLEIMTPLGEHENTNRFIDDLIRVLADELNLNLKKFGSLTLKRENMKRGAEPDSCYYIQNEPRVRNKRNIDLNIDPPPDLVLEIDITSSSIDKRPIYAALGIPEIWQYDGRSLQILLLSQLDSSYTQTQKSPTFPILDLNLVPQLIAQSLIDGETKTLSLFRMWIRQQISS; translated from the coding sequence ATGGTCTTCACACCAGCATTAGCCGAACAAAGAGTTGTCTTAAGAAATATTAGTTGGCAAACATTTACAGCCATGCTCGATGAGATGGGTGAAGAACGAGCAACACGTTTGGCTTATAGTGATGGAATGTTAGAGATTATGACTCCTTTAGGAGAGCATGAAAATACAAATAGATTTATTGACGATTTAATTCGAGTATTAGCTGATGAACTGAATCTTAATCTCAAAAAGTTTGGCTCACTGACACTCAAGCGCGAAAACATGAAACGTGGCGCTGAACCTGACTCTTGTTATTATATTCAAAATGAACCGCGTGTTAGAAATAAACGCAATATTGATTTAAATATCGATCCACCGCCTGATTTGGTGTTAGAAATTGATATTACAAGTAGCTCAATTGATAAACGCCCGATTTATGCAGCTTTGGGCATACCAGAAATTTGGCAATATGATGGGCGATCGCTTCAAATCTTATTATTATCTCAGCTTGATTCAAGCTATACGCAAACTCAAAAAAGTCCGACTTTTCCTATACTTGATTTGAACCTAGTTCCGCAGCTAATTGCACAAAGTCTGATCGATGGTGAAACCAAAACTTTGAGCTTATTTCGGATGTGGATAAGACAGCAGATATCTTCATAA
- a CDS encoding helix-turn-helix domain-containing protein: MPVKNFLKPQQKEQLQQALRESQCPYFRERVLMLLLMNDGKTYQEIADFIGCSYRTVAYWCTHSEPDNLDSMKDQRQNGNYRKATAEYIDRLMEIVQKKPSELGLPFENWSGERLATYLAQLTGIDLTGAHVRKLLKKQRDNTPRKCCTR, encoded by the coding sequence ATGCCAGTCAAGAATTTTCTCAAGCCTCAACAAAAAGAACAATTGCAGCAAGCGCTGCGAGAAAGCCAATGCCCATATTTCAGGGAACGGGTGCTGATGCTACTTTTAATGAACGATGGAAAAACATACCAAGAAATTGCTGATTTTATCGGCTGCTCGTATCGTACCGTTGCTTACTGGTGTACGCATAGCGAACCAGATAATCTAGATAGCATGAAAGACCAGCGACAAAATGGTAACTATCGCAAAGCAACAGCCGAGTATATCGATCGCTTGATGGAAATTGTGCAAAAGAAACCGAGTGAGTTAGGATTACCTTTTGAAAATTGGAGTGGCGAACGCCTCGCAACTTATCTCGCTCAATTGACAGGAATAGACCTAACAGGAGCACACGTTAGAAAGCTGTTAAAAAAACAGCGAGACAATACACCAAGAAAGTGCTGCACTAGATGA
- a CDS encoding CobW family GTP-binding protein, with translation MVTATTNDVVPVTVLTGYLGAGKTTLLNRILTYEHGKKVAVIVNEFGEVGIDNQLVIDADEEIFEMNNGCICCTVRGDLIRIIGNLMRRRDKFDHLVIETTGLADPAPVIQTFFVDEDMQTQLSLDAVVTVVDAKHIWQHWEADEAQEQIAFADVILLNKVDLVSEDVLEELERRIRGMNAIAKIYRTRNAELEMDMLLGVNAFDLGRALEIDPNFLKEDAHEHDETVGSVALVESGALSMEKLNEWMSYLLQTRGPDIFRMKGILNIAGEDHRFVFQGVHMLFEGKRDRRWKPNETPKNELVFIGRNLDEAELRENLLACMA, from the coding sequence ATGGTAACTGCAACAACGAATGACGTTGTACCTGTAACAGTTCTTACGGGCTACTTGGGAGCAGGTAAGACAACGTTACTCAATCGTATCCTCACGTACGAACACGGAAAAAAGGTCGCTGTGATTGTCAACGAGTTTGGGGAAGTGGGTATTGATAACCAATTGGTAATCGATGCAGATGAAGAAATCTTCGAGATGAATAACGGCTGTATCTGCTGTACTGTGCGTGGCGATTTAATTCGGATTATTGGCAATTTGATGCGGCGGCGCGATAAATTCGATCACCTGGTGATTGAAACAACAGGACTTGCTGACCCTGCGCCTGTGATTCAGACATTTTTTGTCGATGAAGATATGCAGACGCAGTTGAGTTTAGATGCGGTTGTAACGGTTGTGGACGCTAAGCACATATGGCAACACTGGGAAGCGGACGAGGCGCAAGAGCAGATTGCGTTTGCCGATGTTATTTTGCTTAATAAAGTTGATTTGGTTTCAGAAGATGTTTTAGAAGAGTTAGAACGGCGAATTCGGGGGATGAATGCGATCGCCAAAATTTACCGCACTCGCAATGCTGAGTTAGAAATGGACATGCTACTAGGCGTTAACGCGTTTGACTTAGGTCGCGCCTTAGAAATTGACCCAAATTTTTTAAAAGAAGATGCGCACGAGCATGATGAAACTGTTGGTTCAGTTGCTTTAGTAGAAAGTGGCGCTTTAAGTATGGAGAAGTTGAACGAATGGATGAGCTATCTTCTACAGACGCGTGGACCTGATATTTTCCGCATGAAGGGAATTTTAAATATTGCTGGAGAAGATCACCGCTTTGTATTTCAAGGTGTTCATATGCTGTTCGAGGGTAAGCGTGATCGCCGTTGGAAACCGAATGAAACGCCTAAAAACGAACTTGTGTTTATCGGTCGCAATCTTGATGAAGCCGAGTTACGTGAAAATTTATTAGCGTGTATGGCGTAG
- the psaM gene encoding photosystem I reaction center subunit XII, which translates to MSISDTQVFVALVVALIPGVLAFRLATELYK; encoded by the coding sequence ATGTCTATATCAGATACCCAAGTTTTTGTAGCACTTGTGGTCGCACTGATCCCTGGTGTGCTTGCTTTCCGTTTAGCAACAGAGCTTTACAAGTAA
- a CDS encoding FGGY-family carbohydrate kinase gives MLESVKENYTLGIDFGTSGARAVVINALGVVQAETRKSLIGEDITQVKAWEYTLFGLIAEIPPKIRQKINAIAIDGTSSTVMLCDATGTPVTTPLMYNDTRAVAVQKQLKVIAPPNHTVLSATSSLAKLLWLSQQPTFSDAKYFLHQADWLAFLLHGKLGISDYHNALKLGYDVEHFCYPIWLTQLAIAPLLPQVVVPGTPIAEVTASIATRFGLRRDCYVCAGTTDSIAAFLASGATSLGEAVTSLGSTLVLKLLSQTRVENSLYGIYSHRLGDLWLTGGASNTGGAVLKQFFSNTELEQFSRQIDPQKVSPLDYYPLLQRGDRFPVNDPDLQPRLEPRPDNRVEFLHGLLESIARIEHQGYQLLQQLGATPLTRIYTAGGGAANATWTAIRQRYFKAPLVMSQHTEAAYGTALLALRGINNNRN, from the coding sequence GTGCTTGAATCCGTAAAAGAAAATTACACCCTTGGGATAGATTTTGGTACCTCTGGTGCAAGAGCAGTAGTTATCAATGCTCTGGGAGTAGTGCAAGCCGAAACGAGAAAGTCGCTGATAGGTGAGGACATTACGCAGGTAAAGGCTTGGGAATACACCTTATTTGGCTTAATTGCGGAAATTCCGCCAAAAATACGTCAAAAAATCAATGCGATCGCGATTGACGGAACTTCTTCAACTGTAATGTTGTGCGACGCAACCGGAACACCAGTGACAACACCACTGATGTACAACGATACACGCGCAGTTGCAGTACAAAAACAATTAAAAGTGATCGCACCGCCGAATCACACGGTATTGAGTGCGACATCGAGTTTAGCAAAGCTGTTGTGGCTATCACAGCAACCAACATTTAGCGATGCGAAATACTTTCTTCATCAAGCGGATTGGTTAGCGTTTCTGCTTCACGGAAAACTTGGGATCAGCGACTATCACAATGCGTTAAAACTCGGCTACGACGTCGAGCATTTTTGTTATCCTATATGGCTAACACAACTGGCGATCGCACCTCTATTACCCCAAGTTGTTGTTCCTGGAACACCGATCGCCGAAGTCACAGCAAGCATTGCAACACGCTTTGGTTTGCGCCGTGATTGCTACGTATGTGCGGGAACAACCGATAGTATTGCCGCGTTTCTTGCAAGTGGTGCAACATCTTTAGGAGAAGCCGTAACGTCACTCGGTTCAACTTTGGTACTCAAGCTTTTAAGCCAAACACGCGTCGAGAATAGCCTGTATGGTATTTATAGCCATCGCTTAGGTGACTTATGGTTAACAGGAGGAGCTTCTAACACTGGGGGTGCGGTACTAAAGCAATTTTTTTCCAACACCGAGTTAGAGCAATTTAGCCGTCAGATCGATCCCCAAAAAGTTAGCCCACTCGATTACTATCCGTTATTGCAACGTGGCGATCGCTTTCCAGTCAACGATCCCGACCTACAGCCGCGCCTCGAACCACGACCAGATAATCGCGTCGAGTTTCTGCATGGATTATTAGAAAGCATTGCTCGTATTGAACACCAAGGTTATCAACTACTACAACAACTCGGTGCAACTCCTCTCACACGCATTTATACGGCGGGCGGCGGTGCAGCAAATGCAACGTGGACTGCGATTCGTCAGCGTTATTTTAAAGCGCCATTAGTGATGTCGCAGCACACTGAGGCAGCTTACGGTACTGCCTTGCTTGCTCTGCGCGGTATCAATAACAACAGGAACTAA
- a CDS encoding WD40 repeat domain-containing protein has protein sequence MKSKTVNSQQFDLYFAQMLEDYVTAIAWSPQGKFLATSSAAGEVIVWEHTPDRQEKWQRIPLQTSQDQSVDCLAFSSDGHFLAAGGQAGVKIWQRDRDTDVNQWQLLSITHPSAWVDRLAWNPLSNQLAFSLGRTIQIWDATTPDTSTTLNFAASSVLGLDWSSDGQYLAIAGYHGVKIWESRDWNEDPYIFDLPTASVAIAWAGDSKYFAIGNMDRTIAVFEWNNPNPWVMRGFPGKIRQITWSTANQNPPLFAAASVEGVVVWSKHPDDLVGWESQVLQHHLGVIQAIAFQPNSLLLASAAEDGLICLWHKAQRLAQILEGAPQGFSCLAWHPQGQHLAAGGHNGELHIWIQSRRGQGFNLR, from the coding sequence ATGAAATCTAAAACAGTTAATTCTCAGCAGTTTGATTTGTACTTTGCACAAATGCTTGAGGATTATGTCACAGCGATCGCGTGGTCGCCGCAGGGTAAATTCTTAGCTACGAGTTCTGCGGCTGGAGAAGTTATCGTGTGGGAACATACGCCTGATCGTCAAGAAAAGTGGCAACGAATACCACTACAAACAAGTCAAGATCAATCTGTAGACTGTCTGGCGTTTTCTAGTGATGGTCATTTTCTGGCAGCGGGCGGTCAAGCAGGAGTCAAAATTTGGCAACGAGATCGAGATACTGATGTCAATCAGTGGCAGTTGCTGAGTATAACGCATCCTTCAGCTTGGGTCGATCGACTCGCGTGGAATCCTCTGAGCAACCAGCTTGCTTTTAGTTTAGGGCGTACTATTCAGATTTGGGACGCGACAACGCCGGATACTTCCACGACACTCAACTTTGCTGCGTCTTCGGTACTCGGCTTAGATTGGAGTTCTGATGGTCAGTATCTTGCGATCGCAGGCTATCACGGTGTCAAAATTTGGGAAAGTCGCGACTGGAATGAAGACCCTTATATTTTCGATCTGCCAACTGCGAGTGTTGCGATCGCGTGGGCTGGCGATAGTAAATACTTTGCGATTGGTAATATGGACCGCACAATCGCTGTGTTTGAATGGAATAATCCTAACCCTTGGGTGATGCGGGGTTTTCCTGGAAAAATTCGTCAAATTACGTGGTCAACCGCGAATCAAAATCCACCTTTGTTTGCAGCGGCTAGTGTTGAAGGGGTCGTGGTGTGGTCTAAGCATCCTGACGATCTGGTTGGTTGGGAAAGCCAAGTTTTACAGCATCATCTCGGCGTTATACAAGCGATCGCGTTTCAACCCAACAGCTTACTTTTAGCTTCTGCTGCTGAAGATGGTTTAATTTGCTTGTGGCATAAAGCGCAACGTCTTGCCCAGATTTTAGAAGGCGCACCGCAAGGCTTTTCGTGTCTTGCTTGGCATCCTCAAGGTCAGCACCTCGCTGCTGGCGGTCACAATGGTGAATTACACATCTGGATACAATCGCGTCGCGGTCAAGGATTTAATCTTCGCTAA